GAGGTTGTTTAGAATGATAAACACAATCAAAAATTCGGGTAATGTTAATTCAAATTCATCTAAATTTTTATATGTTGGTATTGGAGCGTCTGCAGGTGGATTAGAAGCTCTAAGAAAATTTATTTCCAATATACCTGAAAATAATGGAATGGCATTTATAATTGTACAACATATGGACCCAACACATAAAAGTGGATTGGTCAATATTTTATCTAGATACACTTCTATGGAAGTTTTAGAGGTTGAAGACGGCCAACAAGTCCAGCCAGAGCATGTTTATATTATCCCTCCCAATAAGGATATGGGTATTTTAGATGGAAGGCTTCAGTTAATGGAACCACTTGAACCTCATGGCCTTAGATTGCCTATAAATTATTTTTTCACAAACCTAGCTCATGATCAAAAGGATAGAAGTGTAGGTATTATTCTTTCAGGTTTTTGGAGCGATGGGTCAGATGGTTTGAATGCTATTAAAGCTAATGGGGGGATCTGTATTGCCCAAGATCCATCAACAGCTGGATCCGATGCTATGCCAATGAATGCCATCAACACCGGACTTGTGGATATGGTACTTGCACCTGAAGAAATTCCAGATAAACTCCTCTCATACAAACGATCGTCTAGTAAGATCCTTAAGAAAATATTAAACCCTGAGGATGAAACTATCCAGGCACTCAGGAAGATATTCTTGTTAATTAGGAATAAAACAGGTCAGGATTTTTCACTGTATAAAAAAAGCACGATTAATAGACGTATAGCCCGGCGTATGAATATCAGATTGAAGAAATGCCTCAGTATACGAGATACCTCCAGGAAAACCCTGAAGAAATTGATCAGTTGTTCCAGGAATTTTTAATAGGTGTAACCAATTTCTTTAGAGATCCTGAGGCATTTGAATCGCTTAAACAGAGTGCTTTAAAGGACATGATAAAGGAGAAGAATAATACAGATATATTTAGGATATGGGTTCCAGGATGTTCAAGCGGTGAAGAAGTATATTCAATTGCAATAATCATACGGGAACTTTTGGAAGAAACAGGCAAAAATTTGGAGGTTCAAATTTTTGGCACAGATCTTGATCCTAATTCCATAAAAACTGCTCGATCCGGTACATATTCCAATATATCTGAAGATATAGGACCTGAAAGGCTTCATAAATACTTTTATAAAAAAGATAATTTATACACCATTAAAAATGATATTCGCGATATGGTTATATTTGCAAACCATAACGTTATAACAGATCCACCCTTCACCAAACTCGATCTAATCAGCTGCAGAAACTTGCTCATATATTTGGAATCTGAAGCACAAGAAAGGGTACTTTCA
This sequence is a window from Methanobacterium sp. SMA-27. Protein-coding genes within it:
- a CDS encoding chemotaxis protein CheB translates to MINTIKNSGNVNSNSSKFLYVGIGASAGGLEALRKFISNIPENNGMAFIIVQHMDPTHKSGLVNILSRYTSMEVLEVEDGQQVQPEHVYIIPPNKDMGILDGRLQLMEPLEPHGLRLPINYFFTNLAHDQKDRSVGIILSGFWSDGSDGLNAIKANGGICIAQDPSTAGSDAMPMNAINTGLVDMVLAPEEIPDKLLSYKRSSSKILKKILNPEDETIQALRKIFLLIRNKTGQDFSLYKKSTINRRIARRMNIRLKKCLSIRDTSRKTLKKLISCSRNF